Proteins found in one Arthrobacter sp. U41 genomic segment:
- a CDS encoding PEP/pyruvate-binding domain-containing protein, translated as MDSARPDPPAGSSPAGPLVLNLSSAGTVPLHLVGGKALNLGRLLAAGLPVPPGFCLTTAAYELAAPPGLEALAAELDAIGSGAGTAAVRTAADPGALGTVAGRARALIAEAPIPPEVDAAVRTAYAEMGGTLPVAVRSSATAEDLPFASFAGQQDSYLDVIGADAVVGAVRRCWASLWSDRAVAYRSANGISNRDVGLAVVVQTMVDAATAGVLFTANPVTGTRTETVINASPGSGEAVVSGAVNPDQFVLDTASGQVRLRTPGGTGPGRGPALSDPQLQELTALGGGVQRLLGAPQDIEWAIDATGRIWLTQSRPITTLYPLPEPAPEDAGAGAAAPARVYLCGTLFQGLTRPITPMGLAVLEMMRNGKGPWRYVNPGMRMYVDLTAVLRSKSGRAYLLKLLPLADGRSGAVLPALLEDPRFDVIERPLLGTLRKAGAKRGRPNPTRRPGGTENSASLGLILGLLPAMIRPAFRPAAELRRAKNYGRRLESELRLAEPASSAQRLDFTEQILGRTINGLIMATLPGPSLGYIMLAVARRLLRGIAPPRELEAVLRGLPHNITTEMDLELWQLAVSIGDDPVSRGEFLAKRPEELSAEYLAGKLPPQAQAGVRGFLARYGHRAVAEIDLGMPRWSEQPDHILGMISNYLRVEDPEQAPDRQFARAAEHAEDRIRSLVARARVRSPWRARALELSLRRVRQLAGLRELPKFYIVEVLGEMHRQLDRIGADLASAGSIATADDVFFLDFDEIRVGLRGADLHGIVADRRQLYAIELRRRRIPRLLLSDGTDVEAAMMAKSPASGALTGTPASAGTATGKVRVILDPVGAHLEPGEILVAPSTDPGWTPLFLTAGALVMEMGGVISHGAVVAREYGIPAVVGVPDATTRLHTGQSVTVDGAAGTIRTEP; from the coding sequence ATGGATTCCGCACGTCCTGACCCGCCGGCCGGGAGTTCCCCGGCCGGACCTCTCGTGCTGAACCTCAGCAGCGCCGGCACGGTTCCCCTGCACCTGGTGGGGGGCAAGGCCCTGAATCTCGGCAGACTCCTGGCGGCCGGCCTGCCGGTCCCGCCCGGGTTCTGCCTGACCACCGCCGCTTACGAACTGGCGGCACCGCCCGGGCTGGAGGCCCTCGCGGCCGAGCTCGACGCGATTGGATCCGGGGCAGGGACGGCGGCAGTCCGGACCGCGGCAGACCCGGGGGCCCTGGGCACCGTCGCCGGGCGGGCCCGGGCACTGATCGCGGAAGCGCCGATCCCGCCCGAGGTCGATGCCGCCGTCCGCACCGCCTACGCCGAAATGGGCGGAACCCTGCCGGTGGCCGTCCGCTCCTCCGCCACGGCGGAGGACCTGCCCTTCGCCAGTTTCGCCGGCCAACAGGACTCCTACCTCGATGTCATCGGCGCCGACGCCGTGGTCGGGGCGGTCCGGCGCTGCTGGGCGTCCCTCTGGAGCGACCGTGCGGTGGCGTACCGGTCGGCCAACGGCATCAGCAACCGCGACGTCGGGCTCGCCGTCGTCGTCCAGACCATGGTTGACGCCGCCACGGCCGGGGTGCTGTTCACCGCAAATCCCGTCACCGGGACCCGGACGGAGACGGTCATCAATGCGAGCCCCGGCTCGGGGGAGGCCGTGGTCTCGGGAGCGGTCAACCCGGACCAGTTCGTGCTGGACACGGCTTCCGGTCAGGTCAGGCTGCGAACGCCGGGAGGGACGGGCCCCGGGCGCGGCCCCGCACTGAGCGACCCGCAGCTGCAGGAACTCACGGCGCTGGGCGGCGGTGTGCAGCGCCTCCTCGGGGCGCCGCAGGACATCGAATGGGCCATCGACGCCACGGGCCGGATCTGGCTCACCCAGTCCCGCCCGATCACAACGCTCTATCCCCTGCCCGAACCCGCGCCCGAGGATGCCGGAGCGGGTGCCGCGGCCCCCGCCCGGGTGTACCTGTGCGGCACCCTGTTCCAGGGGCTGACCCGGCCGATCACGCCGATGGGGCTGGCCGTCCTTGAGATGATGCGCAATGGCAAGGGGCCCTGGCGGTACGTCAACCCCGGGATGCGGATGTACGTGGACCTGACAGCTGTGCTCCGCAGCAAGTCGGGCCGGGCCTACCTGCTGAAATTGCTCCCCCTGGCGGACGGGCGATCCGGCGCCGTGCTTCCGGCACTGCTCGAGGATCCGAGGTTCGATGTCATTGAGCGCCCGTTGCTGGGAACCCTGCGCAAAGCCGGTGCAAAACGCGGCCGCCCGAACCCGACCCGCCGCCCCGGCGGCACGGAGAATTCAGCCAGCCTCGGTCTCATCCTGGGGCTCCTTCCCGCGATGATCCGGCCCGCCTTCCGGCCCGCCGCTGAGCTGCGGCGGGCGAAGAACTACGGCAGGCGGCTCGAATCCGAGCTCCGGCTGGCCGAACCCGCCAGCTCCGCCCAGCGGCTGGACTTCACCGAGCAGATCCTGGGCCGGACCATTAACGGTCTGATCATGGCCACCCTGCCGGGCCCGTCCCTGGGCTACATCATGCTGGCGGTGGCCCGGCGGCTGCTGCGCGGCATCGCGCCACCCCGTGAGCTGGAAGCGGTCCTGCGCGGCCTCCCCCACAACATCACAACCGAAATGGACCTGGAACTCTGGCAGCTCGCCGTTTCCATCGGCGACGACCCGGTCTCGCGCGGGGAGTTCCTGGCGAAACGTCCTGAGGAGTTGTCCGCCGAATATCTCGCCGGCAAGCTGCCGCCCCAGGCCCAGGCGGGGGTGCGCGGCTTCCTCGCCCGCTACGGCCACCGCGCCGTGGCGGAAATCGATCTCGGCATGCCCCGCTGGTCCGAGCAGCCCGACCACATCCTCGGCATGATCTCCAACTACCTGCGCGTCGAGGATCCGGAGCAGGCTCCCGACCGGCAGTTTGCCCGGGCAGCCGAGCACGCCGAGGACAGGATCCGCAGCCTGGTGGCCCGCGCGCGGGTCCGGAGCCCCTGGCGCGCGCGGGCGCTGGAGCTCAGCCTGCGCCGCGTGCGGCAACTGGCGGGACTGCGCGAACTCCCCAAGTTCTACATCGTGGAGGTGCTCGGCGAGATGCATCGGCAACTGGATCGGATCGGCGCGGATCTGGCCTCAGCCGGCTCGATCGCCACCGCCGATGACGTCTTCTTCCTTGACTTCGACGAGATCCGCGTGGGCCTGCGCGGCGCGGATCTGCACGGCATCGTCGCGGACCGCCGGCAGCTCTACGCCATTGAACTGCGACGCCGGCGCATCCCGCGGCTGCTGCTCTCCGACGGCACCGACGTCGAGGCCGCGATGATGGCGAAATCACCGGCATCCGGTGCCCTGACCGGGACCCCGGCCTCGGCAGGCACCGCCACCGGAAAGGTCAGGGTCATCCTGGACCCGGTTGGTGCCCATCTGGAACCCGGCGAAATCCTGGTGGCGCCTTCCACGGACCCCGGCTGGACCCCCTTGTTCCTGACGGCCGGCGCGCTCGTTATGGAAATGGGCGGGGTGATATCCCACGGGGCCGTGGTGGCCCGGGAGTACGGCATCCCGGCCGTCGTGGGCGTCCCGGACGCCACGACACGGCTGCATACCGGCCAGTCCGTCACAGTCGACGGCGCGGCCGGCACCATCCGCACGGAGCCGTGA
- a CDS encoding zinc-dependent alcohol dehydrogenase family protein, which translates to MRATIIHAPGDIRVEDRDYPTVQLPTDVVVKVTATCVCGSDLWPYRGVRPTRKPTAIGHEFIGTVESIGSGITSLAVGDLVIAPFVISCGACPQCLNGVTVACEHLAGWGGRDDTGHAIDGGQGQAVRVPLADSTLVKVPGITEPDDALRNSLLTLSDVMATGHHAALAAKVGPGRTVVVVGDGAVGLCGVLAAKRLGAERIIAMSRHADRQAIAREFGATDIVAERGDDGVAKVRELLGGVLADSVLECVGTKESMDQALHSTRPGGALGFVGVPTGGGEVPLRHLFDTNISIGGGMAPARTYIPELLADVLAGTINPGRVFDVVMPLEDAAEAYRAMDERRAIKVLLTP; encoded by the coding sequence ATGCGCGCCACGATCATCCACGCCCCCGGCGACATCCGGGTCGAGGACCGTGACTATCCCACGGTCCAGCTGCCCACCGACGTCGTCGTCAAGGTCACCGCCACGTGTGTCTGCGGCTCGGACCTGTGGCCCTACCGCGGCGTGCGGCCCACCCGCAAACCCACCGCGATCGGCCACGAGTTCATCGGCACCGTGGAAAGCATCGGCTCAGGAATCACCAGCCTGGCGGTCGGAGACCTCGTGATCGCGCCGTTCGTGATCAGCTGCGGCGCCTGCCCCCAATGCCTCAACGGCGTCACCGTGGCCTGCGAGCACCTGGCCGGCTGGGGCGGCAGGGACGACACCGGTCACGCGATCGACGGCGGCCAGGGCCAGGCGGTCCGCGTCCCGCTGGCCGACTCCACCCTGGTCAAGGTTCCCGGGATCACCGAGCCGGACGATGCCCTCCGGAACAGCCTGCTCACGCTCTCCGACGTGATGGCGACCGGCCACCACGCCGCCCTCGCCGCGAAGGTGGGCCCGGGCCGCACCGTCGTGGTGGTGGGCGACGGCGCCGTCGGGCTCTGCGGGGTGCTGGCCGCCAAGCGCCTCGGCGCGGAACGGATCATCGCGATGTCCCGGCACGCCGACCGGCAGGCCATCGCCCGCGAGTTCGGGGCCACCGACATCGTGGCGGAGCGCGGCGACGACGGCGTCGCCAAGGTCCGCGAACTCCTCGGCGGAGTGCTGGCCGATTCCGTCCTTGAGTGTGTCGGGACCAAGGAATCCATGGACCAGGCGCTGCACAGCACCCGCCCGGGCGGCGCGCTGGGCTTTGTCGGCGTTCCCACCGGCGGCGGAGAGGTCCCGCTGCGCCACCTCTTCGATACGAACATCTCCATCGGCGGCGGGATGGCCCCGGCGCGGACCTACATCCCGGAGCTGCTGGCGGACGTCCTCGCCGGCACGATCAATCCGGGCCGCGTCTTCGACGTTGTGATGCCGCTGGAGGACGCCGCCGAGGCCTACCGCGCCATGGATGAACGGCGCGCCATCAAGGTCCTGCTGACCCCCTGA
- a CDS encoding iron chaperone: MGSVDDALAALPEPARAALQRVIAVARAEAPDAVDGVSYGMPALKVQDKPLIGVTASGRHFSVFPFSARVVDAVAPRLEGFSVSKGTIRFTVDHPVPTEILTEIVRLRLREIT; the protein is encoded by the coding sequence ATGGGATCCGTCGATGACGCGCTGGCTGCCCTGCCTGAACCGGCCCGCGCTGCCTTGCAGCGGGTCATCGCCGTGGCCCGGGCAGAAGCCCCCGACGCCGTGGATGGCGTCAGCTACGGCATGCCCGCGCTGAAGGTTCAAGACAAGCCGCTCATCGGAGTCACGGCGAGCGGCAGGCACTTCTCGGTCTTCCCGTTCTCGGCGCGGGTGGTGGACGCCGTCGCGCCCCGGCTTGAGGGCTTCTCGGTCTCCAAAGGGACCATCCGCTTCACAGTGGACCACCCCGTCCCCACCGAAATCCTGACGGAAATCGTTCGGCTCCGGCTCCGGGAGATCACCTAG
- a CDS encoding hydantoinase/oxoprolinase family protein — translation MERLINIDNGGTLTDICVWDGENFSFTKTLTTPFDLSQCLFDGMAKASKEIFGEEDLPGLLHSTRHIRYSTTQGTNALVERKGPRIGILTDSPTLAGELRNGGAAAELFEDLVGTRVAVINAEQDAEELAQEIVKHVNRLTTDGAARLVIAMADRTREKAVKGVLLRKFPRHLLGSVPMLFSWEFTPDTVQARRVWSGIINSFLHPTMERFLYSTEHRLRDHKVKNPLLIYRNDGASSRVAKSVALKTYSSGPRGGLEGTKALSEAYGLAHVLMIDVGGTTTDVGSVKNSTISTERRGSIQGVPMSFEMSNVHSSGVGGSSVIAVRDGVITVGPESVGAAPGPACFGFGGKQATITDVNLLLGVLDPDTYLDGGFSLDAERSRAVITEVIAEPLGITLNDALIRMEAAYFARMSQSFAADVEAADATTVAAFGGAGPMSACGAARIAGVRRVLVPKMAAVFSAFGIGFSDIAQTYEANVAGMDEQNFGATKATLLARATRDMFQEGHEIDECRLEWNVVLEDAEGQLVSELPYLASDPQPGTSEHNTMLTLTARYELPHASIRRAESVAKTPAVAASTRKVRSAVDKVDEVQVFDLESQTAGASAAGPAIVEGPYFTARVPHGWVFDVTVSGDLMLTDTIQK, via the coding sequence ATGGAACGGCTCATTAACATCGACAACGGTGGGACACTGACCGATATTTGTGTCTGGGACGGTGAGAATTTTTCGTTCACGAAGACTCTCACGACGCCCTTTGACCTCTCCCAGTGTCTCTTCGACGGCATGGCCAAAGCTTCCAAGGAAATCTTCGGCGAAGAGGATCTCCCCGGGCTGCTGCACTCCACACGTCATATCCGGTACTCCACCACCCAGGGCACCAACGCCCTCGTGGAGCGCAAGGGACCCAGGATTGGCATCCTCACCGACAGCCCCACGCTGGCCGGCGAGCTCCGCAACGGCGGGGCGGCAGCTGAGCTGTTCGAAGACCTCGTCGGCACACGGGTGGCAGTCATCAACGCTGAACAGGACGCGGAGGAGCTCGCCCAGGAGATCGTCAAGCACGTCAACCGGCTGACGACCGACGGCGCCGCACGGCTTGTCATCGCCATGGCGGACCGCACCAGGGAGAAGGCCGTCAAAGGCGTCCTGCTCCGGAAGTTCCCCCGCCATCTGCTGGGCTCGGTGCCCATGCTGTTCTCCTGGGAATTCACGCCCGACACCGTCCAGGCTCGGCGCGTGTGGTCAGGAATCATCAACTCCTTCCTGCATCCGACCATGGAACGGTTTCTCTACAGCACCGAGCACCGGCTGCGGGACCACAAGGTCAAGAACCCGCTCCTGATCTACCGCAATGACGGCGCTTCGTCACGGGTGGCCAAGTCGGTCGCGTTGAAGACCTACTCTTCGGGCCCCCGCGGCGGGCTGGAAGGGACCAAGGCCCTCTCGGAGGCCTATGGACTCGCGCACGTTCTGATGATCGACGTCGGCGGCACCACCACGGACGTCGGCTCGGTGAAGAACTCGACCATCTCGACGGAGCGCAGGGGCTCGATCCAGGGGGTTCCGATGTCGTTCGAGATGAGCAACGTCCATTCCAGCGGAGTGGGGGGCAGCTCTGTCATCGCCGTCCGCGACGGCGTCATCACCGTCGGGCCCGAGAGCGTCGGAGCCGCACCGGGCCCTGCTTGCTTTGGTTTTGGCGGCAAGCAGGCCACGATCACGGATGTAAACCTGCTGCTCGGCGTGCTCGATCCGGACACCTACCTCGACGGAGGGTTCAGCCTTGACGCCGAACGCTCCCGCGCCGTCATCACCGAAGTCATCGCGGAACCTTTGGGGATTACCCTGAATGACGCCCTGATCCGGATGGAGGCCGCATACTTCGCCCGCATGTCGCAGTCCTTCGCGGCCGACGTCGAGGCTGCGGACGCCACCACGGTTGCCGCGTTTGGAGGTGCCGGACCGATGAGCGCCTGTGGTGCCGCCCGGATCGCCGGTGTCCGCCGCGTCCTGGTGCCGAAGATGGCCGCTGTCTTCTCCGCCTTCGGAATCGGCTTCTCCGACATTGCGCAGACCTACGAGGCCAACGTCGCGGGAATGGACGAGCAAAACTTCGGTGCAACCAAGGCGACGCTGCTGGCCCGGGCCACCCGGGACATGTTCCAGGAGGGCCACGAAATTGACGAATGCCGGCTCGAATGGAACGTAGTGCTGGAGGACGCCGAAGGGCAGCTGGTGTCCGAGCTGCCGTACCTGGCTTCCGACCCGCAGCCCGGCACCAGCGAACACAACACCATGCTGACGCTGACCGCCCGGTACGAACTGCCGCACGCATCGATCCGGCGGGCCGAATCAGTGGCGAAGACGCCCGCCGTCGCCGCCTCCACCCGGAAGGTCCGCTCCGCCGTGGACAAGGTCGACGAGGTTCAGGTCTTCGACCTGGAGAGCCAAACGGCCGGGGCCTCGGCGGCGGGCCCCGCAATCGTAGAAGGCCCCTACTTCACGGCCCGTGTGCCGCACGGCTGGGTCTTCGATGTGACGGTCTCCGGCGACCTCATGCTCACAGACACCATCCAGAAGTAA
- a CDS encoding acetone carboxylase subunit gamma, with product MTEYLIIDLDTERWNCKVCNHDLGEARGNYKEGTLVYDRDPTEIHQSILDPEKYEFTFAPDPTFCRILEFYCPGCGTQLETEYVPPGHPPTVDMLWDIDSLRETWLKRGTKPEIVINYGPGEEAVADFTPALGSYNTHNHSPHSFS from the coding sequence ATGACGGAATATCTGATCATCGATCTCGACACCGAGCGGTGGAACTGCAAGGTATGCAACCACGACCTCGGCGAGGCCAGAGGCAACTACAAGGAGGGGACCCTGGTCTACGACCGGGACCCCACGGAAATCCACCAGTCGATCCTGGACCCGGAGAAGTATGAATTCACGTTCGCTCCGGACCCCACATTCTGCCGGATTCTCGAGTTCTACTGCCCGGGATGCGGAACCCAGCTGGAAACGGAGTACGTACCGCCGGGACACCCGCCCACGGTGGACATGCTGTGGGACATCGACTCGCTCCGCGAAACATGGCTCAAGCGGGGCACCAAGCCTGAGATCGTCATCAACTACGGACCCGGTGAAGAGGCGGTTGCCGATTTCACCCCGGCGCTCGGCTCCTACAACACCCACAACCATTCCCCCCATTCGTTCAGCTAG
- a CDS encoding hydantoinase/oxoprolinase family protein: protein MKRISVDIGGTFTDCFFAWEDQYVEAKALTTHHNLAQGFNEALDLACSRAGLDRDLVLKEVDSVRYATTLGTNALIEGKGPRVGALVTHGFEDTIPLSRGRGYGEGLDPSKQQNMPDATRPDPLVPRALIRSVKERINSAGKVVVSLMEDDVRTQVRELVDAGAEAIVVSLVNSTENPVHEQQILEIILDEYPAHELGAIPVLLGSQVSGRKGEYVRATSTIVDAFLHEIMFHALGQLSNNLRASGYDKPMLVIHNSGGMAQSNSTDALQTIHSGPIAGVGAAQHLAHSTGLGNVISTDMGGTSFDIGLVPEGGVKHYDFQPTIGRWLVSVPMIHLLTLGAGGGSIASYDRIHHAVQIGPESAGSDPGPACYDRGGLRPTVTDADLVLGYLDPDNYANGYIKLNKKRSVYAIDEVLADELDMDTIQVAKIIKNAVDEQMAIGMAKELRVRGYLPEDFTMLAYGGNGPLHACGIADHAGIRRILAPPFSSVFSACGAGNMKPLHIHERGSHVVLYNPTDRSLYQSYDELNNVIQELEAKGKEDLIRQGYDAADIRYSLEMDMRYGNQLVTTAVVFDINRVNGVADVLHLIRTFSDIYGKRYGAGSQAPEAGIRAQTVRVSSYVDGDVVKFDSIDSGHDRTMPSPVGTRQVHFVKTDGAVDTPVYDAEALHHQHVIHGPAIVTTENTTYLVEPGWRLEPTSQGAVWFLKD from the coding sequence ATGAAGCGAATTTCCGTCGACATCGGCGGCACATTTACCGACTGTTTTTTTGCCTGGGAAGACCAGTACGTTGAAGCAAAGGCGCTCACAACGCACCACAATCTGGCCCAAGGCTTCAACGAAGCACTCGACCTCGCCTGCTCACGCGCCGGACTGGACCGGGACCTCGTCCTGAAGGAAGTCGATTCCGTCCGCTATGCCACCACCCTCGGCACCAACGCCCTGATCGAAGGCAAGGGCCCCCGTGTGGGGGCGCTGGTCACCCACGGCTTCGAGGACACCATCCCGCTTTCCCGCGGCCGCGGCTACGGCGAGGGACTGGACCCTTCCAAGCAGCAGAACATGCCCGACGCCACCCGCCCGGATCCGCTCGTGCCCCGCGCCCTGATCCGGTCGGTGAAGGAGCGAATCAATTCGGCCGGCAAGGTGGTCGTCTCGCTGATGGAAGACGATGTCCGCACCCAGGTGCGCGAACTCGTGGACGCCGGGGCGGAAGCGATTGTGGTCTCCCTGGTCAACTCGACCGAGAACCCGGTCCATGAGCAGCAGATCCTGGAGATCATCCTGGACGAGTACCCGGCCCACGAGCTCGGGGCCATCCCGGTCCTGCTCGGAAGCCAGGTGTCGGGCCGAAAAGGCGAGTATGTCCGGGCGACGTCGACGATCGTGGACGCGTTCCTGCACGAGATCATGTTCCACGCGCTGGGGCAGCTGTCCAACAACCTGCGTGCCTCCGGTTACGACAAACCCATGCTGGTGATCCACAACTCGGGCGGCATGGCGCAGTCCAACTCGACGGATGCCCTGCAGACCATCCACTCCGGACCCATCGCCGGCGTGGGCGCTGCCCAGCACCTGGCCCACAGCACCGGGCTGGGAAACGTGATTTCGACGGACATGGGCGGCACGTCCTTCGATATCGGCCTGGTCCCGGAAGGCGGAGTCAAGCACTACGACTTCCAGCCGACCATCGGCCGCTGGCTGGTATCGGTGCCCATGATTCACCTGCTGACGCTGGGTGCGGGCGGGGGTTCGATTGCCAGTTATGACCGCATCCACCATGCGGTACAGATCGGTCCGGAATCAGCAGGTTCAGACCCCGGCCCCGCCTGCTACGACCGCGGCGGCCTCCGCCCCACGGTCACGGACGCTGACCTGGTCCTGGGCTACCTGGATCCGGACAACTACGCCAACGGCTACATCAAGCTGAACAAGAAGCGCTCCGTCTACGCAATCGACGAGGTTCTCGCCGACGAGCTGGACATGGACACCATCCAGGTCGCCAAGATCATCAAGAATGCGGTCGACGAGCAGATGGCGATCGGAATGGCCAAGGAGCTGCGCGTCAGGGGATACCTCCCGGAAGACTTCACCATGCTGGCCTATGGCGGCAACGGACCCCTGCACGCCTGCGGCATCGCCGATCACGCCGGCATCCGCAGGATCCTCGCGCCGCCCTTTTCCTCGGTATTCTCGGCCTGCGGCGCCGGCAACATGAAACCCCTCCACATCCATGAGCGCGGCTCCCATGTGGTGTTGTACAACCCCACGGACCGCAGCCTCTACCAAAGCTACGACGAACTGAACAACGTCATCCAGGAGCTGGAAGCCAAGGGCAAGGAAGACCTGATCCGTCAGGGGTACGACGCCGCCGACATCCGCTACAGCCTCGAAATGGACATGCGCTACGGCAACCAGCTGGTGACCACGGCCGTCGTTTTCGACATCAACCGTGTGAACGGCGTCGCCGACGTGCTGCACCTGATCCGGACGTTCTCGGATATCTACGGGAAGCGCTACGGCGCCGGCAGCCAGGCCCCCGAGGCCGGCATCCGGGCCCAGACCGTGCGGGTGTCGTCCTATGTGGACGGGGACGTGGTCAAGTTCGACTCGATCGACTCCGGACACGACCGGACAATGCCCAGCCCTGTCGGCACCCGGCAGGTCCACTTCGTGAAGACCGACGGAGCCGTGGATACCCCGGTGTACGACGCCGAGGCCCTCCACCACCAGCACGTCATCCACGGCCCCGCCATCGTCACCACAGAAAACACCACGTATCTGGTTGAACCGGGCTGGCGCCTGGAACCGACGTCCCAGGGAGCCGTGTGGTTTCTCAAAGACTGA